One genomic window of Nicotiana sylvestris chromosome 10, ASM39365v2, whole genome shotgun sequence includes the following:
- the LOC104238822 gene encoding uncharacterized protein, which yields MGESWTGQFPVKNKQGDRFVIMVTTSPFYDDEGTFVGVISVASNVRDFQETGFASMEVRQLEPDARFRARTLASSKHGLDPQQPLQVTIASKISNLASKVSDKVKSKIKTGESSVLYEGGRGDSHYFSHAFSGAALSDHREDANSIGASTRLGDFHPSPIGLFSILAKEEHSPGKLSSYSGDESEGKQGICKAITLKAEAWMAKKSLPWPWKGNNRDVSETESTRLVRAWLNNNHENEFNYINSYNALEPDNQFIDTNWTTTNEASGSWFTSFDVNSTSSTSSCGSTSSSNVNKVDIDTDCPDYEILWEDLTIGEHIGEGNQRKG from the exons ATGGGTGAGAGTTGGACTGGACAGTTTCCAGTTAAGAATAAGCAAGGAGATAGATTTGTAATCATGGTTACGACTAGCCCTTTTTATGATGATGAAGGTACTTTTGTCGGTGTTATTTCTGTAGCGAGTAATGTGAGGGATTTCCAGGAAACAGGGTTTGCATCGATGGAAGTGAGGCAATTGGAACCTGATGCAAGATTTAGAGCCAGAACCCTTGCTTCTTCCAAACATGGACTTGATCCCCAGCAGCCCCTGCAAGTTACCATTGCCTCCAAAATTTCTAATTTG GCCTCAAAGGTGAGCGACAAGGTTAAGTCAAAAATTAAGACAGGAGAGAGCAGCGTGCTTTATGAAGGTGGAAGGGGAGATAGTCATTACTTTAGCCATGCATTTTCTGGTGCTGCTCTCTCAGATCATAGGGAGGATGCAAATTCCATTGGAGCGAGTACGCGTTTGGGAGATTTTCACCCTTCTCCCATTGGATTATTCTCTATTCTTGCAAAAGAGGAACATTCTCCGGGGAAACTCTCAAGCTATTCTGGGGATGAGAGTGAGGGAAAACAAGGGATTTGTAAGGCTATCACCTTGAAGGCAGAGGCGTGGATGGCGAAGAAGAGCTTACCATGGCCATGGAAAGGCAACAATCGAGATGTGTCAGAGACAGAGAGTACGAGACTTGTACGGGCTTGGCTAAACAATAACCATGAAAATGAGTTTAATTACATTAACAGTTATAATGCATTAGAACCAGACAATCAGTTTATTGATACTAACTGGACAACCACCAATGAAGCTTCGGGATCCTGGTTTACTTCATTTGATGTCAACAGCACAAGCAGTACTAGTAGCTGCGGAAGCACCAGCAGTAGTAATGTTAATAAGGTGGACATAGATACTGACTGCCCGGATTACGAAATCTTGTGGGAGGACTTAACAATTGGTGAACATATTGGAGAAG GTAATCAAAGGAAAGGTTGA
- the LOC104238818 gene encoding uncharacterized protein: MDNNNNTASAQGPTPPAEELLKKIKELEAGHAQMKQEISKLMISDDQRSHRQRSHSISPQRPPRLRGGSGGGFDGGAVMWKRGSTSFRHSSPLQRESSSKGERDNGNGGSPAAVKFTDRQYLNILQSMGQAVHIFDLNGHIIYWNRTAEKLYGYSAAEALGQDLIELLTDAQDHNIANNIVYRVLRGESWTGQFPVKNKRGDRFVVVATDTPFYDDDGTLLGVICVSSDMRPFQETGLASMGVTQLEADTRFRARTLASSKLGNDPQQPLQVSIASKISNLASKVSNKVKSKIKTGENIVLREGGSGDSHYSDHAFSEATLSVSDHREDANSSGASTPRGDVHPSPFGVFSDLSRDSVDESEGKQGISKIITLKAEAWMARKSLSWPWKGNEQEASEARTTRFVWPWLNNDQDNELNRSNSYNALKPENQSIDTNRTTTNEATGSWSSSFNVNSTSSVSSFGSTSSTAVNKVDMDTDSLDYEILWEDLTIGEQIGEGSCGTVYHGLWYGSDVAVKVFSKQEYSDEVIYSFKQEVSLMKRLRHPNILLFMGAVTSPERLCIVTEFLPRGSLFRLLQRNSSKLEWRRRVHMALDIARGVNYLHHLNPPIVHRDLKSSNLLVDRNWTVKVGDFGLSRLKHETYLATKTGKGTPQWMAPEVLRNEPADEKSDVYSFGVILWELATEKIPWDSLNSMQVVGAVGFMNQRLDIPKNVNPQWASIIESCWHSEPQSRPSFQELVEKLKDLQRQYLIQAQTARNAGGDSSQKEQ, from the exons atggataataataataatactgcATCAGCTCAAGGACCAACACCACCAGCTGAGGAGCTGTTAAAGAAGATTAAAGAACTGGAGGCAGGTCATGCCCAGATGAAGCAGGAGATATCTAAGCTCATGATTTCTGATGATCAGAGATCACATAGACAAAGGTCCCACTCAATCTCACCACAAAGGCCGCCTCGTCTTAGGGGTGGCAGTGGCGGTGGCTTTGATGGTGGTGCTGTTATGTGGAAAAGGGGTTCAACCTCTTTCCGCCATTCGTCACCAttgcaaagagagagtagtagTAAAGGTGAGAGAGACAATGGTAATGGTGGAAGCCCTGCTGCAGTGAAATTTACTGATAGACAGTATTTGAATATATTACAGTCAATGGGACAAGCAGTGCATATATTTGATCTCAATGGTCATATAATTTACTG GAATCGAACCGCTGAAAAACTATATGGTTATTCTGCTGCAGAAGCTCTTGGACAAGATCTCATTGAGCTCCTAACGGATGCTCAGGATCACAATATTGCTAATAACATTGTATACCGAGTGCTAAGGGGTGAGAGTTGGACTGGACAGTTTCCAGTTAAGAATAAGAGAGGGGATAGATTCGTAGTCGTTGCTACCGATACCCCTTTTTATGATGATGATGGTACATTGCTCGGTGTTATTTGTGTATCGAGTGATATGCGGCCTTTTCAAGAAACAGGTCTTGCATCGATGGGAGTAACACAGTTGGAAGCTGATACAAGATTTAGAGCCAGAACCCTTGCTTCTTCCAAACTTGGAAATGATCCCCAGCAGCCTCTGCAAGTTTCAATCGcctccaaaatatctaatttg GCCTCAAAGGTGAGCAACAAGGTTAAGTCAAAAATAAAGACAGGAGAGAACATCGTGCTTCGTGAAGGTGGAAGTGGAGATAGTCATTATTCTGACCATGCATTTTCTGAGGCTACTCTCTCAGTCTCAGATCACAGGGAGGATGCAAACTCAAGTGGAGCAAGTACGCCTAGGGGAGATGTTCACCCTTCTCCTTTTGGAGTATTCTCTGATCTTTCAAGAGATTCTGTGGATGAGAGTGAGGGTAAACAAGGGATTTCTAAGATCATCACCTTGAAGGCAGAGGCATGGATGGCGAGGAAGAGCTTATCATGGCCATGGAAAGGCAACGAGCAAGAAGCGTCAGAAGCAAGGACTACGCGATTTGTATGGCCTTGGCTAAACAATGACCAAGACAATGAGTTGAATCGCAGTAACAGTTATAATGCATTGAAACCAGAGAATCAGTCTATTGATACTAACCGGACAACCACCAATGAAGCTACTGGATCCTGGTCGTCTTCATTTAATGTCAACAGTACAAGCAGCGTTAGTAGCTTTGGAAGCACCAGCAGTACTGCTGTTAATAAGGTGGACATGGATACTGACAGCCTGGACTACGAAATCTTGTGGGAGGACTTAACAATTGGAGAACAGATTGGAGAAG GTTCTTGTGGAACTGTTTATCATGGGCTGTGGTATGGATCG GATGTCGCTGTTAAAGTATTTTCCAAGCAAGAGTATTCCGATGAAGTGATATATTCTTTCAAACAGGAG GTTTCCCTTATGAAACGACTTCGACATCCAAATATTCTTCTTTTCATGGGTGCAGTAACTTCACCTGAACGCCTCTGCATTGTCACAGAGTTCCTGCCACG GGGAAGTTTGTTCAGGCTATTACAGAGGAACTCATCCAAATTAGAATGGAGACGGCGGGTCCATATGGCTTTAGACATA GCTCGTGGTGTGAACTATCTTCATCATCTTAATCCTCCTATAGTTCATCGCGACTTGAAGTCTTCAAATCTTCTTGTGGACAGGAACTGGACTGTTAAG GTTGGGGATTTTGGTCTGTCACGTCTTAAACATGAAACATATCTAGCAACAAAGACGGGTAAAGGAACG CCTCAATGGATGGCTCCAGAAGTTCTtcgcaatgaacctgctgatgagAA GTCTGATGTATACAGTTTTGGAGTGATTCTATGGGAGCTTGCCACTGAAAAAATCCCTTGGGATAGCCTCAACTCAATGCAG GTGGTTGGAGCTGTAGGATTCATGAATCAGCGGTTAGATATCCCGAAGAATGTTAATCCACAATGGGCTTCTATAATCGAGAGCTGTTGGCATAG TGAGCCACAATCCCGGCCTTCATTTCAAGAACTAGTGGAGAAACTTAAGGATTTGCAGAGGCAGTATCTTATTCAGGCGCAGACAGCACGTAATGCTGGGGGAGATAGCAGCCAGAAGGAACAGTAA
- the LOC104238814 gene encoding uncharacterized protein gives MEAGDEALEMVDSKDLQQQSKALDKLTDHVEDRQLDSSRVQTAMASIYASKEADLQAMRMREKELAAVKINAADIDIIANELEVDKKVAERTLREHKGDAVAAIRHLLN, from the exons ATGGAAGCGGGAGACGAAGCACTAGAGATGGTGGACTCAAAGGATTTGCAGCAGCAAAGCAAAGCCCTTGATAAGCTCACTGACCATGTCGAAGATCGTCAGCTCGATTCCTCTCGTGTTCAAACG GCTATGGCTTCAATTTATGCATCCAAGGAAGCTGATCTTCAAGCTATGAGGATGAG GGAAAAGGAACTAGCTGCTGTTAAGATAAATGCTGCTGATATTGATATAATTGCAAATGAACTAGAG GTGGACAAGAAGGTTGCTGAAAGGACTTTGAGAGAACATAAAGGTGATGCTGTAGCTGCAATAAGGCATTTGCTGAATTAA
- the LOC104238813 gene encoding probable pectinesterase 67, producing MNNFAFLAIFLVIFFICLNFVHGLSVKKVIDSPLLTEKIDTNRTIIVDVNGQGNFKSVQAAINSVPDGNSDWIIIHVRKGTYREKVHVPPKKPYIFMRGNGKGRTSIVWAESSTDNSKSATFRVEAPNFVAFGISFKNQALNGVTSTSQNKSSVAALVGADKVAFYHCAFLSSHNTLFDYKGRHYYDDCYIQGSIDFIFGRGQSLFHSCEIFVIADRRVEIQGSVTAQSRYSAKENSGFVFVEGKVYGIGGVYLGRAKGAYSRVIFAHTYLSKTIVPQGWTNWSSPGSTKNLYHAEYKCYGPGSGAEGRAPWSKQLNDKEAVPFLSVDFIQGKEWLPAWL from the exons ATGAATAACTTTGCATTTTTGGCCATTTTCCTTGTTATATTTTTCATTTGCTTGAATTTTGTTCATGGTTTGTCTGTGAAAAAAGTGATTGATTCTCCTCTTTTAACAGAGAAGATTGACACCAATCGTACAATAATTGTAGATGTTAATGGCCAAGGGAATTTTAAATCTGTTCAAGCTGCAATTAACTCAGTTCCAGATGGGAATTCTGATTGGATTATTATCCATGTTAGAAAAGGGACTTATAG agaAAAAGTCCATGTACCTCCAAAGAAACCCTACATTTTCATGAGAGGCAATGGAAAAGGTAGGACATCAATTGTATGGGCAGAAAGTTCTACAGACAACTCCAAATCTGCTACTTTTAGAGTTGAAGCTCCTAATTTCGTTGCCTTTGGCATTAGCTTCAAG AATCAAGCACTTAATGGTGTAACTTCTACCTCACAAAACAAGTCATCAGTAGCAGCTTTGGTTGGAGCAGACAAAGTTGCCTTCTATCATTGTGCATTTTTGAGCTCTCACAACACTCTCTTTGACTACAAAGGCAGACACTATTATGATGATTGTTACATTCAAGGTTCCATAGACTTCATTTTTGGCCGTGGCCAATCTTTATTTCAT AGCTGTGAGATATTTGTAATTGCAGATAGAAGGGTAGAGATTCAGGGTTCAGTGACAGCACAAAGTAGATATAGTGCCAAAGAAAACAGTGGTTTTGTGTTTGTTGAAGGAAAGGTATATGGAATTGGAGGTGTGTACTTAGGAAGAGCCAAAGGGGCTTATTCCAGGGTCATTTTTGCACATACTTACTTGTCTAAGACAATTGTACCTCAAGGCTGGACTAATTGGAGCTCTCCAGGATCAACAAA GAATTTATATCATGCTGAATACAAGTGCTATGGACCAGGGTCTGGTGCAGAAGGTCGTGCCCCATGGTCAAAGCAATTGAATGACAAAGAAGCCGTGCCATTTCTCTCTGTAGATTTCATCCAAGGCAAAGAATGGCTTCCAGCTTGGCTTTAA